One window of Mus caroli chromosome 11, CAROLI_EIJ_v1.1, whole genome shotgun sequence genomic DNA carries:
- the Cog1 gene encoding conserved oligomeric Golgi complex subunit 1 isoform X1, whose protein sequence is MMAGGRGGAGRRKRPADPWLSTMAAATASSALKRLDLRDPNALFETHGAEEIRGLERQVRAEIEHKKEELRQMVGERYRDLIEAADTIGQMRRCAEGLVDAVQATDQYCARLRQAGSAAPRVPRAPQPQPPSEKFYSMAAQIKLLLEVPEKIWSAMEASQHLQATQLYLLCCHLHSLLQLDSSSSRYSPILSRFPILIRQVAAASHFRSTILHESKMLLKCQAVSDQAVAEALCSIMLLEESSPRQALTDFLLARKATIQTLLNQPHHGAGIKAQICSLVELLATTLNQAHALFYTLPEGVLPDPSLPCGLLLSTLETVTRQHPTGKGIGALQGEMKLCSWFRHLPTSIIEFQPTLRTLAHPISQEYLKDTLQKWIDMCNEDIKNGIGNLLMYVKSMKGLAGIRDAIWDLLSNESASHSWEVVCQRLLEKPLLLWEDLMQRLFLDRLQTLTREGFESISNSSKELLVSALQELETNNSTSNKHVHFEQNMSLFLWSESPNDLPSDAAWVSVANRAQFASSGLSMKAQAISPCVQNFCSALDSKLKVKLDDLLAYLPSSDTALLKDTTPMHQAKNSAFDRYADAGTVQDMLRTQSVACIKSVVGCIQAELRTIEEVTQEQKDVLHSTKLHAVLFMARLCQSLGELCPHLKQCIVGQRGGSEKPAREARALKKQGKGRAQDVLPTQAQWQGVKEVLLQQSVMAYRVWSAALVKFLICGFTRSLLLSDAGSVLATATNWDELEIQEETESGSSVTSKIRLPTQPSWYVQSFLFSLCQEVNRVGGHALPKVTLQEMLKTCMAQVIAAYEQLTEENQIKKEGAFPMTQNRALQLLYDLRYLTMVLSSKGEEVKSGRSKADSRTEKMTDRLEALIDPFDLDVFTPHLNSNLNRLVQRTSVLFGLVTGTENQFASRSSTFNSQEPHNILPLASSQIRFGLLPLSMTSTRKGRATSRSVETQAQVGPPALSRVGDPTTHPGSLFRQLASEEDDSPAPSLFKLAWLSSMTK, encoded by the exons ATGATGGCgggagggcggggcggggctggcAGGCGGAAGCGGCCGGCGGATCCCTGGCTTAGCACCATGGCGGCCGCGACCGCCTCCTCCGCGCTGAAGCGGCTGGATCTGCGCGATCCCAACGCTCTCTTCGAGACCCATGGAGCAGAGGAGATCCGCGGGCTGGAGCGCCAGGTCCGAGCCGAGATCGAGCACAAGAAGGAGGAGCTGCGGCAGATGGTGGGCGAGCGGTACCGCGACCTGATCGAGGCGGCGGACACCATCGGCCAGATGCGCCGCTGCGCCGAGGGCCTGGTGGACGCCGTGCAGGCCACCGATCAATACTGCGCCCGCCTCCGCCAGGCCGGCTCCGCGGCGCCCCGGGTCCCACGGGCCCCGCAG CCACAGCCGCCGTCCGAGAAATTCTACAGCATGGCCGCCCAGATTAAGCTGCTGCTGGAGGTCCCCGAGAAGATCTGGAGCGCCATGGAAGCCTCACAGCACCTCCAGGCCACACAGCTCTACCTGCTCTGCTGCCACCTGCATAGCCTGCTGCAGCTGGACTCCTCTAGCTCCAGATACAGCCCCATCCTCTCGAGATTTCCCATCCTCATCCGCCAGGTGGCAGCAGCCAGCCACTTCCG GTCAACTATTTTGCACGAAAGCAAGATGCTGCTCAAATGCCAGGCTGTGTCGGACCAGGCTGTGGCCGAAGCCCTCTGCTCCATAATGCTCTTGGAGGAGAGCTCTCCCCGCCAAGCCCTCACAGACTTCCTGCTGGCCAGAAAGGCGACTATTCAGACACTCCTGAACCAGCCTCATCACG GTGCTGGCATCAAGGCCCAGATTTGCTCTTTGGTGGAACTGCTGGCTACCACTCTGAACCAGGCACATGCCCTCTTCTACACCCTACCAGAAGGCGTGCTACCCGACCCATCCCTGCCCTGTGGCTTGCTCCTCTCTACCCTGGAGACAGTCACAAGGCAGCATCCCACTG GAAAGGGCATCGGTGCCCTCCAAGGGGAGATGAAGCTGTGCAGCTGGTTCAGACACCTGCCCACCTCCATTATCGAGTTCCAGCCCACACTCCGAACTCTCGCACATCCCATCAGCCAGGAGTACCTGAAAGACACGCTGCAGAAATGGATCGACAT GTGCAATGAAGACATTAAAAATGGGATCGGCAATCTGCTTATGTACGTGAAGAGCATGAAGGGTCTGGCAGGCATCAGAGATGCCATATGGGATTTGCTTAGCAACGAGTCTGCCAGCCACAGCTGGGAGGTGGTGTGTCAGCGGCTGCTGGAGAAGCCGCTCTTGCTCTGGGAGGACCTGATGCAGCGGCTCTTCCTGGATCGGTTACAG ACACTGACCAGAGAAGGCTTTGAATCCATCTCCAACAGCTCCAAAGAGCTTCTAGTCTCAGCTTTGCAGGAACTGGAGACCAACAACTCCACATCGAATAAGCATGTCCACTTTGAGCAGAAcatgtctctcttcctctggTCCGAGAGCCCCAACGACCTGCCTTCTGATGCTGCCTGGGTCAGCGTAGCAAACCGGGCTCAGTTTGCCAGTAGTGGCCTCTCCATGAAAGCCCAAGCCATCAGCCCTTGTGTCCAGAACTTCTGTTCTGCCCTGGATTCTAAGCTGAAGGTTAAACTGGACGACCTCCTGGCCTACCTTCCTTCCAGTGACACAGCATTGCTCAAGGATACCACCCCCATGCACCAGGCTAAGAACTCTGCCTTTGATAGATATGCAGATGCTGGGACCGTGCAGGACATGCTGCGTACGCAGTCCGTGGCCTGCATCAAGTCCGTCGTGGGCTGCATCCAGGCAGAGCTGCGGACCATTGAAGAAGTCACACAGGAACAAAAGGATGTCCTTCACAGCACCAAGCTGCACGCAGTCCTCTTCATGGCCAGACTCTGccagtctctgggagaactgtgCCCTCACCTAAAGCAGTGTATTGTGGGACAGCGCGGGGGTTCTGAGAAACCTGCCAGGGAGGCGAGGGCTCTGaaaaagcaggggaaggggagagctcAGGATGTCCTCCCCACGCAGGCCCAGTGGCAGGGAGTGAAGGAAGTCCTGCTCCAACAGAGCGTCATGGCCTACCGGGTCTGGAGTGCAGCACTTGTGAAA TTTCTGATTTGTGGATTCACTCGATCACTGCTTCTCAGTGATGCCGGCTCAGTCCTGGCCACTGCCACCAATTGGGATGAACTAGAAATTCAAGAGGAGACAGAGTCTGGCAGCAGTGTCACGTCTAAGATCCGCCTCCCTACTCAG CCATCCTGGTATGTACAGTCCTTCCTGTTTAGCTTATGCCAGGAAGTTAATCGGGTTGGAGGCCATGCTTTGCCAAAGGTCACCCTACAGGAGATGCTGAAGACCTGCATGGCCCAAGTCATAGCTGCCTATGAGCAACTCACAGAGGAAAACCAGATAAAG AAAGAAGGGGCATTTCCAATGACCCAGAACCGAGCCCTGCAGCTCCTCTACGACCTACGCTACCTCACCATGGTTCTGAGCAGCAAGGGGGAGGAGGTGAAGAGTGGCCGGAGCAAGGCAGACTCTAG AACTGAGAAGATGACCGATAGGCTGGAGGCCCTCATTGACCCTTTTGACCTGGATGTCTTCACACCGCATCTCAACAGCAACCTGAACCGCCTGGTGCAGCGGACTTCA GTTCTATTTGGCTTGGTTACAGGCACAGAGAATCAGTTTGCCTCTCGGAGCAGCACTTTCAACTCCCAGGAACCCCATAACATACTGCCACTGGCCTCCAGTCAGATCAG GTTTGGACTCCTTCCACTGAGCATGACAAGCACAAGAAAGGGGAGGGCAACCAGTAGAAGCGTTGAAACCCAAGCCCAG GTTGGCCCCCCGGCACTCTCCAGAGTAGGAGACCCGACGACGCATCCCGGCTCCTTATTCAGGCAGCTTGCAAGCGAGGAAGACGACTCACCTGCACCTTCATTATTCAAGCTTGCCTGGCTCTCTAGTATGACCAAGTAG
- the Cog1 gene encoding conserved oligomeric Golgi complex subunit 1 isoform X2, whose translation MAAATASSALKRLDLRDPNALFETHGAEEIRGLERQVRAEIEHKKEELRQMVGERYRDLIEAADTIGQMRRCAEGLVDAVQATDQYCARLRQAGSAAPRVPRAPQPQPPSEKFYSMAAQIKLLLEVPEKIWSAMEASQHLQATQLYLLCCHLHSLLQLDSSSSRYSPILSRFPILIRQVAAASHFRSTILHESKMLLKCQAVSDQAVAEALCSIMLLEESSPRQALTDFLLARKATIQTLLNQPHHGAGIKAQICSLVELLATTLNQAHALFYTLPEGVLPDPSLPCGLLLSTLETVTRQHPTGKGIGALQGEMKLCSWFRHLPTSIIEFQPTLRTLAHPISQEYLKDTLQKWIDMCNEDIKNGIGNLLMYVKSMKGLAGIRDAIWDLLSNESASHSWEVVCQRLLEKPLLLWEDLMQRLFLDRLQTLTREGFESISNSSKELLVSALQELETNNSTSNKHVHFEQNMSLFLWSESPNDLPSDAAWVSVANRAQFASSGLSMKAQAISPCVQNFCSALDSKLKVKLDDLLAYLPSSDTALLKDTTPMHQAKNSAFDRYADAGTVQDMLRTQSVACIKSVVGCIQAELRTIEEVTQEQKDVLHSTKLHAVLFMARLCQSLGELCPHLKQCIVGQRGGSEKPAREARALKKQGKGRAQDVLPTQAQWQGVKEVLLQQSVMAYRVWSAALVKFLICGFTRSLLLSDAGSVLATATNWDELEIQEETESGSSVTSKIRLPTQPSWYVQSFLFSLCQEVNRVGGHALPKVTLQEMLKTCMAQVIAAYEQLTEENQIKKEGAFPMTQNRALQLLYDLRYLTMVLSSKGEEVKSGRSKADSRTEKMTDRLEALIDPFDLDVFTPHLNSNLNRLVQRTSVLFGLVTGTENQFASRSSTFNSQEPHNILPLASSQIRFGLLPLSMTSTRKGRATSRSVETQAQDTMH comes from the exons ATGGCGGCCGCGACCGCCTCCTCCGCGCTGAAGCGGCTGGATCTGCGCGATCCCAACGCTCTCTTCGAGACCCATGGAGCAGAGGAGATCCGCGGGCTGGAGCGCCAGGTCCGAGCCGAGATCGAGCACAAGAAGGAGGAGCTGCGGCAGATGGTGGGCGAGCGGTACCGCGACCTGATCGAGGCGGCGGACACCATCGGCCAGATGCGCCGCTGCGCCGAGGGCCTGGTGGACGCCGTGCAGGCCACCGATCAATACTGCGCCCGCCTCCGCCAGGCCGGCTCCGCGGCGCCCCGGGTCCCACGGGCCCCGCAG CCACAGCCGCCGTCCGAGAAATTCTACAGCATGGCCGCCCAGATTAAGCTGCTGCTGGAGGTCCCCGAGAAGATCTGGAGCGCCATGGAAGCCTCACAGCACCTCCAGGCCACACAGCTCTACCTGCTCTGCTGCCACCTGCATAGCCTGCTGCAGCTGGACTCCTCTAGCTCCAGATACAGCCCCATCCTCTCGAGATTTCCCATCCTCATCCGCCAGGTGGCAGCAGCCAGCCACTTCCG GTCAACTATTTTGCACGAAAGCAAGATGCTGCTCAAATGCCAGGCTGTGTCGGACCAGGCTGTGGCCGAAGCCCTCTGCTCCATAATGCTCTTGGAGGAGAGCTCTCCCCGCCAAGCCCTCACAGACTTCCTGCTGGCCAGAAAGGCGACTATTCAGACACTCCTGAACCAGCCTCATCACG GTGCTGGCATCAAGGCCCAGATTTGCTCTTTGGTGGAACTGCTGGCTACCACTCTGAACCAGGCACATGCCCTCTTCTACACCCTACCAGAAGGCGTGCTACCCGACCCATCCCTGCCCTGTGGCTTGCTCCTCTCTACCCTGGAGACAGTCACAAGGCAGCATCCCACTG GAAAGGGCATCGGTGCCCTCCAAGGGGAGATGAAGCTGTGCAGCTGGTTCAGACACCTGCCCACCTCCATTATCGAGTTCCAGCCCACACTCCGAACTCTCGCACATCCCATCAGCCAGGAGTACCTGAAAGACACGCTGCAGAAATGGATCGACAT GTGCAATGAAGACATTAAAAATGGGATCGGCAATCTGCTTATGTACGTGAAGAGCATGAAGGGTCTGGCAGGCATCAGAGATGCCATATGGGATTTGCTTAGCAACGAGTCTGCCAGCCACAGCTGGGAGGTGGTGTGTCAGCGGCTGCTGGAGAAGCCGCTCTTGCTCTGGGAGGACCTGATGCAGCGGCTCTTCCTGGATCGGTTACAG ACACTGACCAGAGAAGGCTTTGAATCCATCTCCAACAGCTCCAAAGAGCTTCTAGTCTCAGCTTTGCAGGAACTGGAGACCAACAACTCCACATCGAATAAGCATGTCCACTTTGAGCAGAAcatgtctctcttcctctggTCCGAGAGCCCCAACGACCTGCCTTCTGATGCTGCCTGGGTCAGCGTAGCAAACCGGGCTCAGTTTGCCAGTAGTGGCCTCTCCATGAAAGCCCAAGCCATCAGCCCTTGTGTCCAGAACTTCTGTTCTGCCCTGGATTCTAAGCTGAAGGTTAAACTGGACGACCTCCTGGCCTACCTTCCTTCCAGTGACACAGCATTGCTCAAGGATACCACCCCCATGCACCAGGCTAAGAACTCTGCCTTTGATAGATATGCAGATGCTGGGACCGTGCAGGACATGCTGCGTACGCAGTCCGTGGCCTGCATCAAGTCCGTCGTGGGCTGCATCCAGGCAGAGCTGCGGACCATTGAAGAAGTCACACAGGAACAAAAGGATGTCCTTCACAGCACCAAGCTGCACGCAGTCCTCTTCATGGCCAGACTCTGccagtctctgggagaactgtgCCCTCACCTAAAGCAGTGTATTGTGGGACAGCGCGGGGGTTCTGAGAAACCTGCCAGGGAGGCGAGGGCTCTGaaaaagcaggggaaggggagagctcAGGATGTCCTCCCCACGCAGGCCCAGTGGCAGGGAGTGAAGGAAGTCCTGCTCCAACAGAGCGTCATGGCCTACCGGGTCTGGAGTGCAGCACTTGTGAAA TTTCTGATTTGTGGATTCACTCGATCACTGCTTCTCAGTGATGCCGGCTCAGTCCTGGCCACTGCCACCAATTGGGATGAACTAGAAATTCAAGAGGAGACAGAGTCTGGCAGCAGTGTCACGTCTAAGATCCGCCTCCCTACTCAG CCATCCTGGTATGTACAGTCCTTCCTGTTTAGCTTATGCCAGGAAGTTAATCGGGTTGGAGGCCATGCTTTGCCAAAGGTCACCCTACAGGAGATGCTGAAGACCTGCATGGCCCAAGTCATAGCTGCCTATGAGCAACTCACAGAGGAAAACCAGATAAAG AAAGAAGGGGCATTTCCAATGACCCAGAACCGAGCCCTGCAGCTCCTCTACGACCTACGCTACCTCACCATGGTTCTGAGCAGCAAGGGGGAGGAGGTGAAGAGTGGCCGGAGCAAGGCAGACTCTAG AACTGAGAAGATGACCGATAGGCTGGAGGCCCTCATTGACCCTTTTGACCTGGATGTCTTCACACCGCATCTCAACAGCAACCTGAACCGCCTGGTGCAGCGGACTTCA GTTCTATTTGGCTTGGTTACAGGCACAGAGAATCAGTTTGCCTCTCGGAGCAGCACTTTCAACTCCCAGGAACCCCATAACATACTGCCACTGGCCTCCAGTCAGATCAG GTTTGGACTCCTTCCACTGAGCATGACAAGCACAAGAAAGGGGAGGGCAACCAGTAGAAGCGTTGAAACCCAAGCCCAG GACACCATGCATTAA